Proteins encoded together in one Prochlorococcus marinus str. MIT 9211 window:
- the lptB gene encoding LPS export ABC transporter ATP-binding protein produces MSLQLKDVSRSISGRKVVNNISLEVTPGEVVGLLGPNGAGKTTSFNLIIGFLRPDFGQVFLEGKKVTQLSMPSRAKLGVGYLPQEASIFRQLTVHENLDIALSQAGMSTSLSRIRREKIIEEFNLSGFLHRRGYQLSGGERRRCEVARAVALGPKGPKYLLLDEPFAGVDPMAVVDLQILIENIKSRGMGILITDHNVRETLAITDRSYILSEGKILASGSSSEVSNNSLVRRHYLGEKFKL; encoded by the coding sequence ATGAGCCTACAGCTGAAGGATGTTTCAAGATCAATTTCAGGAAGAAAGGTAGTTAATAATATCTCTTTAGAAGTTACTCCAGGGGAGGTAGTAGGGCTATTAGGGCCTAACGGCGCAGGGAAAACCACTAGCTTTAATTTGATTATTGGATTTCTTCGTCCGGACTTTGGTCAGGTCTTTTTAGAAGGCAAAAAAGTGACCCAATTATCTATGCCTTCTAGAGCAAAGCTTGGAGTAGGTTATTTGCCTCAGGAGGCAAGCATTTTCAGGCAGCTTACTGTTCATGAAAACCTCGATATAGCGCTATCACAAGCTGGAATGAGCACTTCTTTATCGCGTATTCGTAGAGAAAAGATTATTGAAGAGTTTAATTTATCTGGATTTCTTCATCGTCGAGGTTATCAGTTGTCAGGAGGAGAACGACGACGATGCGAAGTTGCTAGAGCTGTAGCATTGGGACCTAAGGGACCTAAGTATTTACTCCTCGACGAACCATTCGCTGGTGTAGACCCTATGGCAGTAGTTGATTTACAAATCCTTATCGAAAACATAAAGTCACGAGGTATGGGAATTCTTATTACTGACCATAATGTTCGGGAGACTTTGGCAATCACTGATCGCTCATACATACTTAGTGAAGGTAAAATATTGGCATCAGGGTCTTCGTCTGAAGTATCTAATAACTCATTAGTTAGACGTCATTACCTAGGAGAAAAATTTAAGCTTTGA
- a CDS encoding glutamyl-tRNA reductase — protein MNIAVVGLSHRTAPVEVREKLSISDDNIPSAFNTLNTNDQIIEVSILSTCNRLEIYSFVKNSDNGVKAIKDFLCKHSGLGIDELDPHLFSYDQAEAVKHVMRVAGGLDSLVLGEGQILSQVKKMVRLGQENHSMGPILNRLLTQAVSTGKRVRSETNLGTGAVSISSAAVELAQLKLGQSEGKDELMSLEREKVSIVGAGRMSRLLIQHLQSKGCSKLKLINRTFQRAEALALDFPDVDIHCQLLDDLDESLRNSTLIFTSTAAENPIIDAARLKEVVRDETLRLIDIGVPRNISSDVKGLTGFEAHDVDDLQEVVSRNQEARQQIALEAEALVDEEGRIFLEWWASLEAVPTINLLRSSLESVRKEELQKALSRMGPDFSARERKVVEALSKGIINKILHTPVTNLRAPQTSSNRKISLEVIETLFELGVSESE, from the coding sequence ATGAACATTGCTGTTGTCGGTCTTAGTCATCGGACAGCACCAGTTGAAGTCCGTGAAAAGTTAAGCATTTCTGATGACAATATACCTTCAGCTTTTAATACATTAAATACAAACGACCAGATTATTGAGGTATCTATTCTTAGTACTTGCAACAGACTAGAGATATATTCATTTGTCAAAAATTCTGATAATGGAGTTAAGGCAATTAAGGATTTCCTTTGCAAACACTCAGGATTAGGAATTGATGAATTAGACCCTCATTTGTTCTCTTATGACCAGGCCGAAGCAGTTAAACATGTGATGAGAGTCGCTGGAGGCTTAGATAGCCTTGTCTTAGGAGAAGGTCAAATCCTTTCTCAGGTCAAAAAGATGGTTCGGCTTGGACAAGAGAATCACTCGATGGGACCAATCCTCAATAGATTACTTACTCAAGCTGTCAGTACAGGCAAAAGAGTTCGCAGCGAGACCAATCTTGGTACAGGTGCTGTTTCTATAAGCTCTGCAGCAGTAGAACTTGCCCAATTGAAATTAGGACAGTCAGAAGGGAAGGACGAATTAATGAGCTTGGAGAGAGAAAAGGTCTCAATAGTTGGAGCTGGAAGAATGAGTCGACTTTTAATACAACATTTGCAATCAAAAGGTTGTTCAAAACTAAAGCTTATTAATAGGACATTTCAGCGCGCGGAGGCCTTAGCCTTAGACTTTCCTGATGTAGATATTCATTGTCAATTACTGGATGATCTTGATGAATCACTAAGAAACTCAACCTTAATCTTTACAAGTACTGCAGCTGAGAATCCAATAATAGATGCCGCTCGTTTAAAAGAAGTTGTAAGAGATGAAACCCTTCGTTTGATAGATATTGGTGTTCCAAGAAACATATCCTCTGATGTTAAAGGCCTTACAGGATTTGAAGCTCACGATGTAGATGATCTACAGGAAGTTGTTTCAAGAAACCAAGAAGCTAGACAGCAAATCGCCCTAGAAGCTGAAGCTCTAGTAGATGAAGAAGGAAGAATCTTCCTAGAATGGTGGGCAAGTCTTGAGGCTGTTCCTACTATTAACCTTTTAAGGTCCTCACTAGAGTCTGTACGTAAGGAAGAACTTCAAAAAGCTCTCAGTAGAATGGGTCCCGATTTTTCAGCTAGGGAAAGGAAAGTAGTTGAGGCATTAAGTAAAGGCATAATAAATAAGATTCTCCACACCCCTGTAACGAACCTTCGGGCCCCTCAAACAAGTTCTAACAGGAAAATATCGTTAGAAGTTATTGAAACCCTTTTTGAATTAGGTGTTTCGGAGTCCGAATAG
- the ccsB gene encoding c-type cytochrome biogenesis protein CcsB gives MIFLSHFSNLGDPVLLMAFLAFVLILVSLPFSFWSLSSNSNSSLVRLLIGVANLVLAFQLCTRWFLSGHFPVSNLYESLCFLTWTSTLVQLIIERRYLNPIIPAILTPFSLLTISFASFALPGELQIAGPLVPALRSSWLVMHVSVIMCSYSALLLGSLLSLAVLILSNSNELQIRGSSLGIGAYRTSNSTKSGYVNSRSLQQLFSNEENLDNLSYQTITVGFLLLTLGLVSGAVWANEAWGSWWSWDPKETWALISWLVYAAYLHARITRGWQGRKPAMIATFGFLIIVICYIGVNLLGVGLHSYGWFLS, from the coding sequence ATGATATTCCTTTCACATTTCTCTAATTTAGGTGACCCAGTTTTATTAATGGCTTTCCTAGCCTTTGTACTAATTCTGGTTTCTCTTCCTTTTTCATTTTGGTCACTTAGTAGTAATTCAAATTCAAGCCTAGTAAGACTTTTAATAGGTGTTGCTAATCTTGTTCTTGCTTTTCAATTATGTACGAGATGGTTCTTGTCTGGACATTTCCCAGTTAGCAATCTCTATGAATCACTATGCTTTTTGACATGGACGTCTACATTGGTTCAATTAATTATTGAGCGAAGATACTTAAATCCAATAATACCAGCAATTTTAACTCCTTTTTCCTTACTAACAATTTCTTTTGCAAGTTTTGCCTTGCCGGGAGAACTACAAATTGCCGGACCTCTTGTCCCGGCTTTAAGGTCAAGTTGGTTGGTTATGCATGTAAGTGTAATCATGTGTAGTTACTCTGCATTATTATTGGGATCACTATTGTCACTTGCAGTACTTATATTATCTAATTCTAATGAGCTACAAATTCGAGGCTCTTCATTAGGAATTGGAGCTTATAGAACTAGTAATTCAACTAAGTCTGGCTATGTAAATTCTCGCAGTCTCCAACAATTATTTAGTAATGAAGAAAATTTAGATAATCTTAGCTACCAGACAATAACAGTTGGATTTTTATTATTAACTTTAGGATTGGTTAGCGGAGCCGTATGGGCAAACGAAGCATGGGGATCTTGGTGGAGTTGGGATCCCAAAGAAACCTGGGCGCTAATATCATGGTTAGTTTATGCTGCATATCTTCATGCTCGCATTACTAGAGGTTGGCAAGGCAGAAAGCCTGCTATGATTGCTACCTTTGGCTTTCTTATAATTGTTATTTGTTATATAGGTGTAAACTTATTGGGGGTAGGCCTTCATAGCTATGGATGGTTTTTAAGTTAA
- a CDS encoding DUF309 domain-containing protein, translated as MIDINTEHIFSKDKRFDDAISLFNSQDWYSAHDLLEELWHESNGMERVTLQGILQIAVAQLHLTRGNHKGATILYGEGLGRLKRLGLPDFDLDINRLCIIVESRLRLLQSEDNPDKVSIPVIYRKSHKDSSKTDLSL; from the coding sequence ATGATTGATATAAACACTGAACATATTTTTAGTAAAGATAAGCGTTTTGATGATGCTATTAGTCTCTTTAATTCTCAAGATTGGTACTCTGCACACGATCTTTTAGAAGAACTTTGGCATGAAAGTAATGGTATGGAGAGAGTAACTCTTCAAGGGATCCTACAGATTGCAGTCGCACAACTACATTTAACTAGAGGTAATCATAAGGGTGCAACAATTTTATATGGTGAAGGTTTAGGAAGATTAAAAAGGCTAGGCCTTCCAGATTTCGATTTAGATATTAATAGACTTTGTATTATTGTAGAGTCTAGATTAAGGCTTCTCCAGTCAGAAGATAATCCAGATAAAGTTTCTATTCCAGTGATTTACAGAAAGTCTCACAAAGACTCATCAAAGACAGATTTAAGTTTATAA
- a CDS encoding glucose-1-phosphate adenylyltransferase, with product MKRVLAIILGGGKGSRLYPLTKMRAKPAVPLAGKYRLIDIPISNCINSNIHKMYVLTQFNSASLNRHISQTYNLSSPFAQGFVEVLAAQQTPESPSWFEGTADAVRKYQWIFQEWDVDEYLILSGDQLYRMDYSQFVNHHRTTGADLTVAALPVDSSQAEAFGLMRTDGEGNIKEFREKPTGDSLKAMAVDTSRFGLTAQSAKERPYLASMGIYVFSRATLFDLLNKHPNYKDFGKEVIPEALNRGDVLKSYVFDDYWEDIGTIGAFFESNLALTQQPKPPFSFYDEKFPIYTRARYLPPSKLVDAQITDSIVGEGSILKACSIHHCVLGVRSRIESDVVLQDTLVMGSDFYESGEERIALRSGGGIPLGVGQGTTVKRAILDKNARIGENVAIVNKDNVEEADRPEEGFYIRNGIVVVVKNATISDGTII from the coding sequence ATGAAGCGTGTCCTGGCCATTATCCTTGGTGGAGGTAAAGGGTCACGCCTTTATCCATTAACAAAAATGAGGGCAAAGCCTGCTGTTCCGCTAGCAGGTAAGTATCGCTTGATCGATATACCCATCAGCAACTGCATTAATTCAAACATTCACAAGATGTATGTATTAACTCAGTTCAATAGCGCTTCACTTAATAGGCATATTTCTCAGACATATAATCTAAGCTCACCATTCGCCCAAGGTTTTGTAGAAGTACTTGCAGCACAACAAACCCCAGAAAGTCCTTCTTGGTTCGAAGGCACTGCTGATGCAGTAAGAAAATATCAATGGATCTTTCAGGAATGGGATGTTGATGAATACTTGATCCTTTCTGGAGACCAGCTATATAGAATGGATTACAGTCAATTTGTTAATCATCACCGAACTACAGGTGCAGATCTTACTGTAGCCGCACTTCCTGTTGACTCTAGCCAAGCTGAAGCATTTGGTTTAATGAGAACAGATGGAGAAGGGAATATTAAAGAATTTAGAGAAAAACCAACAGGTGATTCCCTTAAGGCTATGGCTGTAGATACATCTAGGTTTGGTCTAACTGCTCAAAGCGCTAAAGAAAGGCCATACTTAGCATCTATGGGGATATATGTTTTTAGTAGAGCTACTCTTTTTGATCTTCTAAACAAACATCCGAATTATAAAGACTTTGGCAAGGAAGTTATACCCGAAGCTCTTAACCGTGGAGATGTATTGAAGAGTTATGTCTTCGATGATTATTGGGAGGATATAGGAACTATTGGCGCATTCTTTGAGTCAAATCTTGCACTTACTCAACAGCCAAAGCCCCCTTTTAGCTTTTATGATGAAAAATTTCCTATTTATACAAGAGCTAGATATTTGCCTCCATCAAAATTGGTAGATGCACAGATAACTGACTCTATTGTTGGTGAAGGATCCATTTTAAAGGCTTGTAGCATTCATCATTGTGTATTGGGCGTCAGAAGTCGAATAGAAAGTGATGTTGTACTTCAAGATACCCTAGTTATGGGTTCCGATTTTTACGAATCAGGAGAAGAGAGAATTGCCCTAAGATCTGGTGGGGGAATACCTCTGGGAGTCGGTCAAGGAACTACTGTAAAAAGAGCAATTCTTGATAAAAACGCCCGTATTGGTGAGAATGTTGCCATTGTCAATAAAGATAATGTAGAAGAAGCAGATCGCCCTGAAGAAGGTTTCTATATACGTAATGGCATTGTTGTTGTAGTAAAGAATGCAACCATCTCTGATGGAACAATAATTTGA
- the gndA gene encoding NADP-dependent phosphogluconate dehydrogenase → MSKAHFGLVGLGVMGENLVLNAERNGFSSVVYNRTYSKTESFLLGRGLGKSISGAKDLKELVNKLERPRRILMMVKAGPATDAVISQISPYLEEGDLLIDGGNALFSDTERRVEELESKSFGYIGMGVSGGAKGALEGPSMMPGGTKSSYESVEQLLTKMAAQVDDGPCVSYIGPGGSGHFVKTVHNGIEYGIEQILAESYDLMKRMCGMTGDQMADVFAYWNSTEELSSYLVEITETCLRTKDSVDGTDLVEKIMDKAGQKGTGLWTVISALELGASVPTIYASLNARVMSSLKSQRVYASTLLKEPLIGSYELGTPSDGMSPIMDAVVLSTIASYAQGMEIMRIASHEYNYDLHMPSIAQIWKGGCIIRSRLLVHIQNAFQKDPQLKNLLLDSWFLNQVDKRIAGLAKVVSYASQAGIPVPCFSSTLDYINSYRTSRLPQNLVQAMRDCFGSHTYERTDKEGFFHTEWLN, encoded by the coding sequence ATGTCCAAGGCTCATTTTGGTTTAGTTGGTCTTGGCGTTATGGGAGAAAATCTCGTACTTAATGCTGAAAGGAATGGTTTCTCTAGTGTGGTTTATAACCGCACTTACTCCAAAACAGAGTCTTTCTTGCTCGGTCGTGGATTAGGAAAGTCGATATCAGGAGCAAAAGATCTTAAGGAATTAGTAAATAAATTAGAGCGCCCTAGAAGAATATTGATGATGGTTAAGGCTGGCCCTGCTACTGATGCTGTGATAAGTCAAATATCTCCTTATCTTGAGGAAGGTGACCTACTAATAGATGGTGGTAACGCACTTTTCTCAGACACAGAAAGACGAGTGGAAGAATTAGAAAGTAAGAGCTTTGGCTATATAGGAATGGGTGTTTCCGGAGGGGCAAAAGGAGCTTTAGAAGGGCCAAGCATGATGCCTGGAGGAACAAAATCTTCCTATGAATCAGTAGAGCAATTGCTAACTAAAATGGCAGCACAGGTTGATGATGGCCCTTGTGTTAGCTACATAGGCCCTGGTGGTTCAGGACATTTTGTCAAAACAGTCCACAACGGAATTGAATATGGTATCGAGCAGATACTCGCTGAGTCATATGACTTAATGAAAAGAATGTGTGGAATGACAGGTGATCAGATGGCTGACGTCTTTGCATATTGGAATAGCACAGAAGAACTGTCCTCTTATCTTGTTGAAATTACTGAAACTTGTCTTCGCACTAAAGATTCAGTTGACGGCACGGATCTTGTAGAAAAAATCATGGATAAAGCAGGGCAGAAAGGTACAGGACTCTGGACTGTAATTAGTGCTTTGGAGTTAGGTGCTTCCGTTCCTACAATTTATGCATCACTAAATGCACGAGTGATGAGTTCTCTTAAATCTCAAAGAGTATATGCATCGACTTTACTAAAAGAACCTTTAATTGGGAGTTATGAACTTGGCACTCCTTCAGATGGGATGTCTCCAATAATGGATGCAGTAGTATTGTCAACAATTGCTAGCTATGCACAGGGTATGGAGATAATGCGCATAGCTTCCCATGAATATAATTATGACCTACATATGCCTTCGATAGCTCAGATATGGAAAGGTGGTTGCATCATCCGTTCCAGGCTTCTAGTTCATATACAAAATGCTTTTCAAAAAGATCCTCAATTAAAAAACCTTTTATTAGATTCCTGGTTCCTCAATCAAGTTGACAAACGAATTGCTGGATTGGCAAAGGTGGTCTCATATGCATCACAGGCAGGTATACCAGTACCTTGCTTTAGTAGCACACTCGATTATATAAATAGCTATCGAACTTCGCGCTTGCCTCAAAACCTAGTTCAGGCTATGCGTGATTGTTTCGGCTCTCATACTTATGAACGGACAGATAAGGAGGGTTTTTTCCATACAGAATGGTTGAATTAA
- the pgl gene encoding 6-phosphogluconolactonase has product MASYKIDIAENKDQAAQLASQLICNHIRSTLTHKERCQIALSGGSTPAKAYTLLGREPIPWDRVDVFLGDERWVGSDDESSNALMIRRTLLASQPGCNASFYPVPTLEYQTPEESSLAFIKIIKTICQGNPPVFDLILLGLGEDGHTASLFPGSQALAEKKLFTAVSVGNARRRITLTAPVLCAANKVVFLVTGQSKQIALKRLVDPTELPSRTPAKLVQPNSEILVLADADAATQI; this is encoded by the coding sequence ATGGCTAGTTACAAAATTGATATTGCAGAGAATAAAGATCAAGCTGCTCAACTTGCAAGCCAACTTATCTGCAACCATATACGTTCTACTCTCACTCACAAAGAACGTTGTCAAATAGCACTTTCAGGAGGGTCAACTCCAGCTAAAGCTTATACTCTGCTAGGACGTGAACCTATCCCTTGGGACAGAGTAGATGTTTTCTTGGGCGATGAACGTTGGGTAGGATCTGATGATGAATCTAGCAATGCTCTTATGATTCGACGTACGCTTCTTGCTAGTCAACCAGGCTGCAACGCATCATTTTATCCAGTTCCAACTCTTGAATATCAAACACCTGAGGAGAGCTCTTTAGCTTTTATCAAGATTATTAAAACAATTTGCCAAGGTAATCCACCAGTTTTCGACTTGATTTTACTTGGACTTGGAGAGGATGGTCATACAGCTTCCTTATTCCCCGGTTCTCAAGCCTTAGCTGAAAAAAAATTATTTACTGCAGTTTCTGTAGGCAATGCTAGAAGGCGCATTACCCTAACGGCACCTGTTCTCTGTGCAGCTAACAAGGTTGTGTTCTTGGTCACTGGTCAATCTAAGCAAATTGCCCTTAAACGATTAGTTGACCCAACTGAACTACCCTCTAGAACTCCCGCAAAGCTGGTTCAACCAAATTCTGAAATACTCGTCCTTGCTGATGCTGATGCAGCTACACAGATTTAA
- the rpe gene encoding ribulose-phosphate 3-epimerase, which yields MKSLAIAPSILSADFSRLGEEVKAVDEAGADWIHVDVMDGRFVPNITIGPLIVEALRPVTKKPLDVHLMIVEPEKYVADFAKAGADHIYVQVETCQHLHRNLAQIKDLGKKAGAVLNPGTKIDTLEYCLELCDLVLIMSVNPGFGGQSFIENQVDKIRDLRTICQERGLDPWIEVDGGIKAGNAWKVIEAGANAIVSGSGIFNQPDYAQAIKGIRESKRPQ from the coding sequence ATGAAATCCCTTGCAATAGCGCCTTCCATTCTTTCAGCTGACTTTTCACGCTTAGGAGAAGAAGTCAAGGCAGTTGATGAAGCAGGTGCAGACTGGATACATGTAGATGTGATGGACGGACGTTTCGTCCCAAACATCACTATTGGCCCTTTGATAGTCGAAGCTCTTAGACCTGTTACAAAAAAACCATTAGATGTGCATTTAATGATCGTTGAACCCGAAAAATATGTTGCAGATTTTGCCAAAGCAGGTGCAGATCATATCTACGTACAAGTTGAAACATGTCAACATTTGCATAGGAACCTTGCTCAGATAAAGGACCTTGGGAAAAAAGCAGGGGCTGTACTCAACCCTGGGACAAAAATCGATACTCTCGAATATTGCTTGGAACTCTGTGATTTAGTTTTAATAATGAGTGTTAACCCAGGATTTGGAGGTCAGAGCTTTATAGAGAATCAAGTTGACAAAATCAGGGATTTGAGAACTATCTGCCAAGAGAGAGGACTCGACCCTTGGATAGAAGTAGATGGAGGTATTAAAGCTGGCAATGCTTGGAAAGTTATCGAAGCAGGCGCAAATGCAATAGTTAGCGGCTCAGGCATTTTCAATCAGCCAGACTATGCTCAAGCGATAAAAGGTATAAGAGAAAGTAAGCGGCCACAATGA
- the glpX gene encoding class II fructose-bisphosphatase, producing the protein MDRTLIQEILEVVEQAAIASARLTGLGQKDEADAAAVEAMRNRMGQIQMQGRIVIGEGERDEAPMLYIGEEVGSGSGPGVDFAVDPCEGTNLCANNQRGSMAVLAASDRGGLFNAPDFYMKKLAAPPAARGKVDIRNSATENIKILSECLGLKAEELTIVVMDRARHKELISEIRSTGARVQPISDGDVQAAIACGFAGTGTHCLMGIGAAPEGVISAAAMRALGGHFQGQLVYDPAIAMTSEWADYTKEGNIERLNEMGITDIDKIYEANELASGENVVFAGSGITDGLLFHGVKFENDCTRTSSLVISTLDNTARFTNSVFIKDGAKSIALN; encoded by the coding sequence GTGGATCGCACATTAATTCAAGAAATTCTCGAGGTTGTTGAACAGGCAGCCATAGCATCTGCTCGGCTTACCGGCTTGGGTCAAAAGGACGAGGCAGATGCAGCAGCTGTCGAAGCAATGCGCAACCGCATGGGACAAATCCAAATGCAAGGTCGAATTGTTATTGGAGAGGGCGAAAGGGACGAAGCCCCCATGCTTTATATAGGAGAAGAAGTCGGGAGTGGAAGTGGCCCTGGAGTTGATTTTGCTGTTGACCCTTGTGAAGGAACTAATCTATGTGCAAATAATCAGAGAGGCTCAATGGCTGTATTGGCTGCCTCAGATAGAGGAGGACTCTTTAATGCTCCAGACTTTTATATGAAGAAACTTGCTGCTCCTCCAGCGGCAAGAGGAAAGGTTGATATCAGGAATTCTGCGACAGAAAACATCAAAATACTCTCTGAATGCCTTGGTTTGAAAGCTGAAGAATTAACAATTGTTGTAATGGATCGTGCAAGACATAAGGAACTTATCTCTGAAATACGTTCAACTGGTGCAAGAGTTCAGCCCATTTCTGATGGTGATGTTCAGGCTGCAATCGCTTGTGGATTCGCTGGTACAGGTACTCATTGCCTTATGGGTATAGGAGCTGCACCAGAGGGTGTAATCTCAGCTGCTGCCATGAGAGCACTTGGAGGGCATTTCCAAGGACAACTTGTATATGATCCAGCTATAGCTATGACAAGTGAATGGGCAGACTATACAAAAGAAGGCAATATTGAACGTTTAAATGAGATGGGTATAACCGATATAGACAAAATTTATGAAGCAAACGAATTGGCTTCAGGTGAAAATGTTGTTTTTGCTGGAAGTGGAATTACTGACGGTTTGCTTTTTCATGGCGTTAAGTTTGAAAATGATTGCACTCGAACTAGTAGCCTTGTAATAAGTACCCTTGATAATACTGCCAGATTTACAAACTCAGTATTCATCAAAGATGGTGCTAAAAGCATTGCTTTGAACTGA
- a CDS encoding CIA30 family protein, which yields MSIISISETFPFKEWTPLNDTIMGGMSDASCSSTPDGLLVKGCLVEENGGFVSCRSRILFKPIDLSMYEGIQIEIDAEGQTLKFAVNCNDSFLHASSLFFDRIRWVAEVKTKKSGTTRINIPFHNFQPTFRSEPLSYNPKFRTDAINQLQLLYSKFGMPGKQNNTFMPGPFRILLRSLNVYN from the coding sequence ATTTCAATAATCTCAATATCAGAAACATTTCCATTTAAAGAATGGACTCCTTTGAATGACACTATCATGGGGGGTATGAGCGACGCGTCATGTAGCTCAACTCCGGATGGTCTTTTAGTAAAAGGTTGCCTAGTAGAGGAAAATGGAGGCTTTGTAAGTTGTAGGTCTAGAATTCTATTTAAACCTATTGACTTGTCTATGTATGAAGGCATTCAGATTGAAATTGATGCAGAGGGTCAGACCCTTAAATTTGCAGTAAATTGTAACGACAGCTTTCTTCATGCCTCTTCTTTGTTTTTTGACCGTATTAGATGGGTCGCCGAGGTTAAAACGAAAAAGTCTGGTACTACACGAATTAATATTCCCTTTCACAATTTCCAGCCTACTTTTAGGTCAGAACCTTTGTCTTATAATCCGAAGTTTCGAACTGATGCGATTAATCAACTACAGTTATTATATTCAAAATTTGGTATGCCTGGTAAGCAGAACAATACTTTTATGCCCGGTCCTTTTAGAATCCTTTTGCGATCATTAAATGTCTACAACTGA
- a CDS encoding LptF/LptG family permease, which yields MSYFNKPISRINNYWPYLIKPFVKQWRKLPLLDRWLLGELIPPLLFAISAFTVVSLSVGVMFDLVRQIVESGLPFNIAIQVFLLRIPGFLVLSFPMAMLMATLLAYSRLSSNSELKALRSLGVSTKRMIAPAMALALLITSITFIFNNSIVPISNRNSEYILQNSLGKAISNQIGEDIIFSRKGRIDGLKDEKKRKSLTHLFYAGKIDKNKISKLTLLDFSKKGYTQMIVANKALWNESKGIWDFIDGMMLTLSPTGNTTTTKFQSYSYPLGTGPIKIGSIPKDANDMTVSEALKAEQLYLKSGNIKEARRMRVRIQEKFTLPMACIVFGLIGSTLGAKPSTTTSRSQGFGVSVFLILIYYVLSFSFSSLGVSGALTPFFAAWTPVFLSLAGGAFLLKKAS from the coding sequence TTGAGCTATTTTAATAAGCCAATCTCTAGAATAAATAACTATTGGCCTTATCTTATTAAGCCTTTTGTTAAGCAATGGCGAAAACTTCCATTGTTAGATCGATGGCTTTTAGGTGAATTAATACCCCCCTTATTATTTGCAATATCTGCCTTTACAGTTGTTTCCCTTTCTGTAGGCGTGATGTTTGATCTGGTAAGGCAAATAGTTGAATCTGGGTTGCCATTTAATATTGCAATTCAAGTTTTTCTGCTAAGAATACCAGGATTTCTTGTGTTGTCTTTCCCAATGGCTATGCTTATGGCAACTTTATTGGCCTATAGCAGACTTTCATCTAATAGTGAGTTAAAAGCCCTTAGAAGTCTTGGAGTATCAACAAAGCGCATGATTGCTCCAGCAATGGCTCTGGCACTGTTAATAACATCAATAACTTTTATCTTCAATAATAGTATTGTTCCTATATCTAATCGTAATTCAGAATATATTTTACAAAATTCACTGGGCAAAGCCATATCTAATCAAATAGGTGAAGATATTATTTTTTCACGCAAAGGCCGTATTGATGGCCTTAAGGATGAAAAGAAAAGAAAGAGTCTTACACATTTATTTTACGCAGGAAAAATTGATAAGAATAAGATCTCAAAGTTAACCCTGCTTGATTTTTCTAAGAAAGGTTATACCCAAATGATTGTTGCTAATAAAGCCTTATGGAATGAATCAAAAGGCATTTGGGATTTTATTGATGGAATGATGTTGACACTTTCTCCAACAGGAAATACCACTACAACTAAGTTCCAAAGTTATTCATATCCATTGGGTACAGGGCCAATAAAAATAGGATCAATACCCAAAGATGCAAATGATATGACTGTCTCAGAAGCTTTAAAAGCTGAACAATTATATCTGAAGAGTGGAAATATTAAAGAAGCTAGGAGAATGAGAGTGCGTATTCAAGAGAAATTTACCCTGCCAATGGCTTGTATAGTTTTCGGGTTGATAGGTAGTACTCTAGGAGCGAAACCAAGTACAACGACAAGTAGGAGCCAAGGCTTTGGGGTAAGCGTGTTCTTGATTCTTATATATTATGTTCTGAGTTTTAGTTTTAGCTCATTAGGTGTTAGCGGTGCCTTAACTCCATTCTTTGCCGCTTGGACTCCAGTTTTTCTTTCCTTAGCAGGCGGCGCTTTTTTACTTAAAAAAGCAAGTTGA